The Allorhodopirellula heiligendammensis genome includes a window with the following:
- the pheA gene encoding prephenate dehydratase: protein MSDSTSLPQIDQEILALIDRRQQLVATQLGGEDRSGGLPAALADAEKVAEKISLTAQTGVSVNARRSILRHIVSACYQASKPELVAFLGPVDSYSHLAALEYFGGGTDLSPVSSIGAVFDAVSRGDCGHGIVPIENSTDGRIVDTLGRLAQGHVNITGELLLAIHHNLLSLSPREEIRQVHSKPQALSQCRGWLADHLPGVELVETASTAAAAEAAAATPGIAAVASLAAATRYGLGVVQASIEDNRHNVTRFAVLGSGAPEPTGDDKTTLLFEVQHRPGALADVMGIVRDHGLNLTWIESFPQPGRPNEYFFIVEFPGHQAERAVAGVIATLRQQTQHLAVLGSYPQGRKV from the coding sequence ATGTCTGACTCCACTTCTCTACCCCAGATCGACCAAGAAATCCTCGCACTGATCGATCGTCGCCAACAGTTGGTAGCGACGCAGTTGGGTGGGGAAGATCGGTCCGGAGGGCTGCCAGCGGCGCTGGCGGATGCGGAAAAGGTGGCCGAAAAGATCAGTTTAACTGCCCAAACTGGGGTCTCCGTGAATGCGCGGCGGTCGATTTTACGCCACATCGTTTCGGCTTGTTACCAAGCATCCAAGCCGGAATTGGTCGCGTTTCTCGGTCCTGTTGATAGTTACAGCCACTTGGCCGCGCTGGAGTACTTTGGTGGCGGGACCGATTTGTCGCCTGTTTCGTCGATCGGTGCTGTGTTCGATGCCGTCAGCCGGGGCGATTGTGGGCATGGAATTGTGCCGATCGAGAACAGCACTGATGGCCGAATCGTTGACACGCTCGGTCGTCTGGCGCAGGGACACGTCAACATTACCGGTGAACTGCTGCTCGCGATTCACCACAATCTGCTTTCTCTCAGTCCGCGTGAGGAGATCAGGCAGGTCCACAGCAAGCCGCAAGCTTTGTCGCAGTGCCGGGGCTGGTTGGCTGACCATTTGCCCGGTGTGGAACTGGTGGAAACCGCGTCGACGGCTGCGGCTGCCGAGGCGGCCGCGGCCACACCCGGCATTGCGGCGGTAGCAAGTTTGGCGGCGGCAACTCGGTATGGACTCGGGGTGGTTCAAGCCTCCATCGAGGACAATCGTCACAATGTCACCCGCTTTGCCGTGCTTGGGTCGGGGGCGCCCGAACCGACGGGGGACGACAAAACGACACTGTTGTTTGAGGTGCAGCACCGCCCAGGGGCCCTAGCCGATGTGATGGGAATCGTTCGCGACCATGGATTGAATTTGACATGGATTGAGTCATTTCCGCAGCCGGGACGACCGAATGAATATTTTTTCATCGTCGAATTTCCCGGCCACCAAGCCGAACGAGCAGTCGCCGGCGTGATCGCGACACTGCGGCAGCAAACCCAGCACCTCGCCGTACTGGGTAGCTACCCACAGGGGCGAAAGGTGTAG
- a CDS encoding tellurite resistance TerB family protein, whose translation MDITDILGSLLGGRAPRGGTPSDAPSDTAPRRSNPGRSNGPTSMSHTDIERQAKELEDLLNVSKNRHSGSTPPAEASPQRTPVPNSEQPGVDQEQGTLLVRAMINAAKADGQIDPSEQQNIMRRLHNPSRETLQFLQDEFDRPQDLRGFAMSVPVGMEQQVYTLSLMTINLDSGSEAKYLKELGDTLRLSQEVREQIHQRVGAPSVY comes from the coding sequence ATGGATATCACCGACATATTGGGCAGCTTGCTAGGCGGCCGGGCGCCGCGGGGAGGAACTCCGAGCGATGCGCCGAGCGATACCGCACCGCGCCGCTCGAATCCAGGCCGATCCAATGGCCCGACCTCGATGAGTCACACCGACATCGAACGGCAAGCCAAGGAACTGGAGGATCTCTTGAATGTGTCCAAGAACCGTCACTCCGGATCCACGCCGCCTGCGGAGGCATCCCCCCAGCGGACGCCTGTACCCAACTCCGAGCAACCCGGGGTCGATCAAGAGCAGGGCACGCTGCTGGTCCGCGCGATGATCAATGCGGCCAAAGCCGATGGACAGATTGATCCAAGTGAACAGCAAAACATCATGCGACGATTGCACAACCCATCACGCGAGACGCTGCAATTCTTGCAAGACGAATTTGATCGCCCCCAGGACCTGCGCGGTTTTGCCATGTCGGTGCCGGTCGGAATGGAGCAGCAGGTCTACACGTTGTCGCTGATGACGATCAACTTAGACTCCGGAAGTGAAGCGAAGTACTTGAAGGAACTCGGTGACACGCTGCGACTCTCGCAAGAAGTCCGCGAACAGATTCACCAGCGTGTAGGCGCGCCGAGCGTGTACTGA
- a CDS encoding PDZ domain-containing protein — protein MTFPLHPRLPFMLIAALALPWGPTLMQVPTLAQDIPNVQSTALIVDGRVENVFESTHGNLIQILVRRSEVPRLDALVETSYPAPGQYVYAHVSDPRTGISQRGRELAMPKPNSTIRAYLAVGQSGRWQASGDDWFEENPRDESVGGNSSQPNTPEIGITAQRVSVSEQSALKVIRVTPNSPAANSGIEPGDILVEANRVALESEDQLATAYRDSRGEFSLTVRDVRTGRDVLVQVATRSPSVRSGLTPRATTRTDGMQALGVTTELAFLNGEAVVKVTEVQPNSPASRSGLQAGLLILKANGESIESPADLSAAEQSSRGRLELIVVDPKDNGKTPRTVRVTL, from the coding sequence ATGACATTTCCACTGCATCCGCGTCTGCCATTCATGTTGATAGCTGCCCTGGCACTGCCATGGGGGCCCACGTTGATGCAGGTCCCTACGCTGGCCCAAGACATTCCCAATGTGCAGTCAACAGCGTTGATCGTTGACGGCAGAGTCGAAAACGTGTTTGAGTCCACCCATGGAAACCTCATCCAAATTCTCGTCCGGCGGTCGGAAGTACCCCGCTTGGACGCACTCGTTGAGACCTCGTATCCTGCGCCGGGACAATATGTGTACGCGCACGTCAGCGATCCACGCACGGGTATCAGCCAGCGAGGTCGTGAGCTCGCGATGCCAAAACCCAACTCAACCATCCGCGCGTATTTAGCCGTGGGCCAGTCCGGGCGATGGCAAGCCAGCGGAGACGATTGGTTTGAGGAAAACCCCCGGGACGAAAGCGTCGGTGGCAACTCGTCCCAACCTAACACGCCCGAGATTGGCATTACCGCACAACGTGTCAGCGTCAGTGAACAAAGCGCCTTGAAAGTCATCCGAGTGACGCCGAACAGCCCCGCAGCCAACTCGGGAATTGAACCGGGTGATATCCTGGTCGAAGCCAATCGCGTTGCACTGGAGAGTGAGGATCAATTAGCTACCGCTTATCGCGATAGCCGTGGAGAGTTTTCGCTGACCGTTCGTGATGTCCGAACCGGGCGTGATGTATTGGTCCAGGTCGCTACGAGATCCCCCAGCGTTCGATCTGGCTTGACGCCTCGAGCAACAACTCGTACGGATGGAATGCAAGCCCTGGGTGTAACGACCGAACTGGCATTTCTCAATGGCGAGGCGGTGGTGAAGGTGACCGAGGTCCAACCCAACAGTCCGGCGTCCCGCAGCGGATTGCAAGCTGGATTGCTGATCCTTAAGGCCAATGGGGAGTCAATCGAGAGCCCTGCGGATCTCAGCGCTGCGGAGCAGTCATCGCGCGGCCGCTTGGAATTAATCGTCGTTGACCCCAAGGACAATGGCAAGACGCCACGCACAGTCCGTGTAACGCTTTAA
- a CDS encoding transporter substrate-binding domain-containing protein — protein MTRLLLGICVHLLVCVIPAFAQSNQSEPPILVIGTQHAPPFAMKLADGSWDGVSVELWREIASDNNWDFEFLEMEPGDLIAATQRGDVDAAVAATAVTSERERVLDFSHPFYSSGLGIAVRKAYRQDWGVDLIQLLARQFLSLLAFFITVTVCIGGFMWLAERQHNPDHFGGVLDGLGHGIWWAVVTMTTVGYGDKTPRTLAGRVLAVFWMLIGVVSLTIVTGSIAAQMTVLQLDSPIHSPADLSRVRTGTVLHSEGESYLRMHGYGFQVFPTAQAALHALIHHDIDAVVYDYPTMRYEIHDRFSGLAEVLPVLFQEESHAIAMPPGSELRKPINISLLRIISAPQWKNTEHRHMGR, from the coding sequence ATGACTCGACTGTTACTAGGAATCTGTGTTCACCTGCTGGTCTGCGTAATTCCTGCCTTCGCGCAATCGAACCAGAGTGAGCCCCCAATCCTGGTCATCGGTACTCAGCACGCCCCTCCGTTTGCAATGAAACTGGCCGACGGATCCTGGGATGGGGTCAGCGTGGAATTGTGGCGTGAGATTGCCAGCGACAACAACTGGGATTTTGAGTTCCTAGAGATGGAACCGGGCGATCTCATCGCCGCAACACAACGTGGCGACGTCGATGCTGCGGTAGCGGCGACCGCCGTGACATCGGAACGGGAGCGGGTACTCGATTTTTCGCATCCGTTCTACTCGTCTGGACTGGGTATCGCGGTCCGCAAAGCGTATCGCCAGGATTGGGGAGTGGATCTCATCCAATTGCTAGCGAGGCAGTTTCTGTCGCTACTTGCATTTTTCATCACCGTCACAGTTTGCATCGGTGGTTTCATGTGGTTGGCGGAACGGCAACACAACCCCGATCACTTCGGCGGCGTTCTCGACGGACTGGGCCACGGCATCTGGTGGGCAGTGGTGACCATGACCACGGTGGGCTACGGCGACAAAACGCCCCGCACCCTCGCCGGACGCGTGCTGGCCGTTTTCTGGATGCTGATCGGTGTGGTCAGCTTGACCATTGTCACCGGTTCGATCGCGGCCCAGATGACTGTGCTGCAACTCGATTCGCCCATCCACTCACCCGCGGACCTCTCGAGGGTACGGACAGGCACCGTACTGCACTCTGAGGGCGAATCTTATTTGCGAATGCATGGATACGGATTCCAAGTATTCCCGACCGCACAGGCAGCACTCCATGCACTCATCCATCATGACATCGATGCCGTGGTCTACGATTATCCTACCATGCGATATGAGATCCATGACCGTTTTTCGGGTCTCGCGGAAGTATTGCCCGTGCTGTTTCAAGAGGAGTCGCATGCCATCGCAATGCCACCAGGAAGCGAACTACGCAAACCGATCAATATTTCGTTGTTGCGAATCATTTCCGCACCCCAGTGGAAAAACACCGAGCATCGCCACATGGGCCGTTAA